One genomic segment of Scophthalmus maximus strain ysfricsl-2021 chromosome 3, ASM2237912v1, whole genome shotgun sequence includes these proteins:
- the letmd1 gene encoding LETM1 domain-containing protein 1 — protein MALSCSRLCRHLSLARLSVLRTNRTTTTTTTTTKTTGLLSLNVSGPSRLPLCRLYSSSKARRGVGRYISSSLKWANNKYEGFLKRRFPRFYQLYHTFVEGFKLLLRDSKDVQRIKTKMFSDGVKFQDLPYREMEKLRQFRRDVVKAVPLVVISIPPFANYLVFVLMYFFPRQLLIPHFWTPRQQVEFRALYNSQRARHHRPVLRGLEHTSHQVKDVQLQRRLNDLCAKVQSGANPNVSEILAVRSLFSGPPLGIKRMSVDHMRHVSPLLFLTPRLPGFLIGRRLNSHALELLQLDRALGRLGPHQLSDSELRQACYARGLNSDGLGVDQCRDWLSQWLQLSSTLKDSEVSLLLHSIVFLSANYPTGLKHSH, from the exons ATGGCGCTGTCCTGTTCGAGGCTCTGTAGACACTTGTCTTTGGCCCGACTGTCTGTCCTCAGGACaaacaggacaacaacaacaacaacaacaacaacaaaaaccaccGGCCTCCTCTCCCTGAACGTGTCCGGCCCGTCCAG GTTGCCCCTGTGTCGACTCTACTCGTCGTCCAAAGCTCGACGTGGTGTCGGTCGATACATCAGCTCCAGCCTCAAGTGGGCCAATAACAAATATGAAGGTTTTCTCAAAAGGAGATTCCCCCGCTTTTATCAGCTCTACCATACGTTTGTGGAAG GATTCAAGTTACTGTTGCGAGACAGCAAAGATGTGCAGCggataaaaacaaagatgttcTCCGACGGAGTAAAGTTCCAGGATTTGCCGTACAGGGAAATGGAGAAACTCCGACAG TTTCGCAGAGACGTGGTCAAAGCCGTCCCGCTCGTGGTCATATCCATCCCCCCCTTCGCCAACTACCTGGTGTTTGTCTTGAT GTACTTTTTCCCCCGTCAGCTCCTGATCCCTCACTTCTGGACTCCCAGGCAGCAGGTGGAATTCCGGGCACTGTATAATTCCCAAAGGGCTCGGCATCACCGGCCGGTGCTCCGAGGCCTCGAGCACACGAGTCACCAAGTCAAAGACGTTCAGCTACAGCGTCGCCTTAATGACCTGTGCGCTAAA GTGCAAAGCGGAGCGAACCCCAACGTGTCCGAGATCCTCGCTGTCCGGAGCCTGTTCTCTGGACCGCCTCTGGGAATAAAGCGAATGAGCGTCGATCACATG AGGCACGTCAGCCCCCTGCTCTTCCTGACGCCCCGCCTCCCGGGTTTCCTGATTGGCCGGCGACTGAACAGCCACgccctggagctgctgcagctggaccGCGCCCTGGGCAGGCTGGGCCCTCACCAGCTCAGCGACTCTGAACTCAGACAG GCTTGTTACGCGAGAGGGCTCAACTCCGACGGCCTTGGTGTTGACCAGTGCCGGGACTGGTTGTCCCAATGGCTCCAGTTGTCCTCCACATTAAAag actcCGAGGTGTCGCTGCTGTTGCACAGCATCGTGTTTCTCTCTGCTAACTACCCGACTGGTCTCAAACACTCCCACTGA
- the zgc:56699 gene encoding gametocyte-specific factor 1, with the protein MANTFRLGSTTDSCRAASVARAQLPEETEEKGNMDPDKLLQCPFDKNHQIRVCRFPYHLIKCRKNHPKLASELKTCPFNARHLVPKHELTYHTETCENRISVNSGEDGHCGLQVPVSTWVNPDMTEDWDEEADDVPSKFVWGESRVLTAEERPTNSLGTTIRAPNTFPWLGLKQ; encoded by the exons ATGGCGAACACGTTCCGGTTGGGCAGCACCACCGACTCCTGCAGGGCTGCTTCTGTGGCAAGAGCACAGCTGCCAGAGGAAACCG aggaaaaaggaaacatggaCCCGGACAAACTCTTGCAGTGCCCCTTCGATAAGAACCACCAGATCAGAGTGTGTCGCTTCCCATACCACCTTATCAAGTGCAGGAAG AACCACCCGAAACTGGCCAGCGAGCTCAAGACCTGCCCCTTCAACGCCCGACACCTGGTGCCCAAACACGAGCTGACGTACCACACGGAGACCTGCGAGAACAGGATATCTGTGAACTCTGGTGAAG atggacaTTGTGGATTGCAGGTTCCTGTCAGCACCTGGGTAAACCCAGACATGACCGAGGACTGGGATGAAG AGGCCGATGATGTCCCTTCCAAGTTTGTTTGGGGTGAAAGCCGGGTGTTGAC agcggaggagaggcCCACCAACAGCCTTGGTACGACAATAAGAGCGCCGAATACCTTCCCGTGGTTGGGATTGAAGCAGtaa